The Naumovozyma castellii chromosome 2, complete genome sequence AATGGATTCTAAGTTTTCATTTGGTCAAGCTACCCCAAGAACATTATTGGGTATTATAAGATTGTCGCAAGGGTTAGCCAAATTAAGATTATCCGATACTGtagatattgatgatgtcGAGGAAGCACTAAGGCTTGTTAGAGTCTCCAAGGAATCATTATACCaggataataataagaCTAGAGAGGATGAAAATCCAACAACGAAGATTTTCACcattattaagaatttgTCGCAGGATCCAAGTATAGCAAATAAGAACTCACTACCTTACGAAACGATAGTTAAGACAGTGAGATCAAGAGGGTTCACAATGCTACAGTTAAATAACTGTATCCAAGAGTACTCGTATTTGAATGTGTGGCATTTACTAAATGAAGGTAACACATTAAAATTTGTCGATGATGGATCCATGGaggaggatgaagatggaaGTGGGAATGCTACTCCAAGGGAGCAAACTCAACTAGCCACAGCCACTCCAGATCTAACATATCAGGCACCATCACATGAAGAAGACGAAGACACTGAAATGAAGGATGCCTAGATGAACCACCTTGTGCAGTCAATCATTTCAGCAGAGCGTGTCATATTCCTCCCTACTTCACTTTACTTCCTCTATTTAGCTTCTTTGTAATCTATACTtgtattaatatttttaccTAATGAACAGATAGTACCTGCTGCAAAAATAGATGTAAATAGCAGACATTGGCGTATCGTGGCTTTCTGCGGGTAACCCTGTTTTCGGacaaattcaattgttccAGCCGAAATTTGCCTTGTGGGATCCCTTCATCCTCAGAAAACACCGCACGGAGGACAAAGACCCCgctttaattttttctcgaagaaattattccaGGGATCGAAAACGGTTAGACAGCTCTGCCTATTTTCTCTGCCCAGACAACAGACTCTCCCAAATCGGTGCCAGGAAGGAAAGCTTGTTTTTCTTAAAAAGCTGTCATAAAGCTTGGGTTTGCTTAGTTTGTTATTCTGCTCTATAAGGACACATCTGTCTAAGTTTGCTTACCATTGTACCTAGCCTTTCCCCACCCATCTAACGAGTCATCAAAGTAGACAAATGTATAGGAATAACCAGGACACTCCGAAGGTGAACATCGTGGCTACCAATTATGGCTCTCGTTATGGTACCTCAGTCTACAAGAACCTATATGGTGAGTCCTCTGCGAGTCACAAGTCGTTACATGGATTAGATTCAAGAAGAACCCCCGTCAATAGAGGTGGGAGATCCATTAGTAGGAGCGGTACTCCTATCAGtaataaatcttcttcaacaccAACTAAACCTAAGAAGGCTTTAGAGGAGAAAATGGTTGGTAAGATATCGTTGGAGAGACCAGAGAGAACATCCTTAGATAATGCTACCATCAAATCGGAATCATCTAAGAAGTCTaagataagaagaaaatacaaGTCGTTGTTGAgctcttcttcaaagaaattaatcaatAAGATTTACGATCACCATCCAGCCTCTGATACTTTCTCCatcttttccaatattaCTTCACATTCTCATACTAGTAAAAATACCGAACCAACCGTGAAGAAAGAACCAATCACTTTTAATATTAGTGAAACCCCACTTGCTACATTTAATGAGTTACCAGTGGAAATAATTGCTTATATTTTATCCACCATTCAAACGGAACAAAGAACTTTGATTAGTTGTCTTTATGTGAATAAGAAGGTGTATGCTGCTTCAAAATTGGTCTTATATGAAAAGCCATACTTTACCTCTACGTATAGAGTTGCTCAATTTGTGACTTCAATTAGGTTACATCCGGAGAATGGTACATATGTCAAATCTCTAGATTTATCTAAATTGAAATCTGGATTGATCACTGCGGAAACTGAAAATGGGAACACCACAGCTGCTACCGCAGATGAAACAGGAGCAACAACTCCTGGAAACGCAGCCGAAAGTAATTTTCCAACGTTAACGACAACACAAACACAAGGTACCACAAATTCCTCCTCTCCAGTCAATGACGAACTAAAACAGGATCTTGCCTATGCCAGTTGGAGAGATTGGAGATATAGAAATGAACCATTGTACAGTTCTCCTTTACTAAGtactttcaatttgaaaagggTTAATTCACGTTCTTCGTCAATccattccaattcatctgGTTTGACAAATTCTGGGAATAATGCCAGAAGACACCGTTCTAACAGTTCCGTTTCATCATTTACTAGTTCAATTATGTCATCGCTTTACACAACACCACATATCTCATTATCAACTACTACTTCAAGTGGCCAAAACAACTCGTCTCCTAACTCATCTACATTTACCTCTTTATCCAGAAAACGTAGTCCCAATCCATCTGAAGGTGTAACGACAAAAAAAGTAGCAAATAGAGACAATAATAGTAACAAATCAACCTCAAGTAATTCCCGGTGG is a genomic window containing:
- the COS111 gene encoding Cos111p (ancestral locus Anc_8.526), whose protein sequence is MYRNNQDTPKVNIVATNYGSRYGTSVYKNLYGESSASHKSLHGLDSRRTPVNRGGRSISRSGTPISNKSSSTPTKPKKALEEKMVGKISLERPERTSLDNATIKSESSKKSKIRRKYKSLLSSSSKKLINKIYDHHPASDTFSIFSNITSHSHTSKNTEPTVKKEPITFNISETPLATFNELPVEIIAYILSTIQTEQRTLISCLYVNKKVYAASKLVLYEKPYFTSTYRVAQFVTSIRLHPENGTYVKSLDLSKLKSGLITAETENGNTTAATADETGATTPGNAAESNFPTLTTTQTQGTTNSSSPVNDELKQDLAYASWRDWRYRNEPLYSSPLLSTFNLKRVNSRSSSIHSNSSGLTNSGNNARRHRSNSSVSSFTSSIMSSLYTTPHISLSTTTSSGQNNSSPNSSTFTSLSRKRSPNPSEGVTTKKVANRDNNSNKSTSSNSRWFNKRLSSRQKKGIVAPKPTKNVPKPIISTDDSDLSSALPKNRQIKIRIEEPFRTRHPYTNKFLLKYAPYRDLPLGYILHLLKNCPNLNDLNLSNLVICSDFELIDNPNKKGKRRPSSSLLLSTVQEGISDKSNNLDIVYMTDSSKNYDYYENLAKQGNERRSSVLSNNPDTWMKGNSNWHDYPLPIDSQTRYREEHKRNNIGNSTMQLRKLNPCEIFATISKTHNQNGNNLKNIKMDGVVWCRQYMVKYFILNALQKLNRDEINKQIDNNEVMQFSFENSGLNTNFAWACNGNLFDFVCLIALDEVAKRDDLGLEELFSIKKERLFYKSNLVRDPDVMDVSEIFDVEYGATTEEQKKINFRLTILRGEGETRFRVRKLSSSHVSLVINLSTTMDVDKPIPENQKRIHNLTTQIVGRLRELRSDDLRRNVGENNYIRERVI